A region from the Helicobacter kayseriensis genome encodes:
- a CDS encoding SDR family NAD(P)-dependent oxidoreductase: MLALITGASSGIGEAIAKRFIQEKHQVILLARRKDRLEKLQSLLGSNCLEIIDCDLRNIQEVQARLQSFLSKIDVLINNAGLALGLEPFYKSPKQNYQEMIETNILALVELTHFILPSMIANQKGHIINIGSIAGNYPYPGSNIYGATKAFIKQFSLNLRADLIDQNIRITNIEPSLVGGSEFSLVRFNGDEQKAKEVYANTTPLMPEDIAESVFWCASLPSHININRLELMPTTQAFSPLRVIKNPT, translated from the coding sequence ATGCTAGCCCTCATTACTGGAGCATCAAGCGGAATAGGCGAAGCGATTGCAAAGCGTTTTATTCAAGAAAAGCATCAAGTGATTTTACTCGCACGACGCAAAGATAGGCTAGAAAAACTTCAAAGCCTACTAGGTTCAAATTGTCTTGAAATCATTGACTGTGATCTAAGAAATATCCAAGAAGTTCAAGCAAGGCTTCAATCTTTTCTATCTAAAATTGATGTTTTGATCAACAATGCAGGATTAGCACTGGGACTTGAGCCATTTTATAAAAGCCCCAAACAAAACTATCAAGAAATGATTGAAACCAATATTCTTGCCCTTGTAGAGCTCACGCATTTCATTCTTCCTTCAATGATTGCAAATCAAAAAGGGCACATTATCAATATCGGATCAATTGCAGGCAATTATCCCTACCCTGGGAGTAATATTTATGGAGCGACAAAAGCCTTTATCAAACAATTTAGCCTCAATCTACGCGCAGATCTTATCGATCAAAATATTCGCATCACCAATATTGAGCCTAGTTTGGTTGGTGGAAGCGAATTCTCTCTTGTTAGGTTTAATGGAGATGAGCAAAAAGCCAAGGAGGTCTATGCTAACACCACTCCATTGATGCCAGAAGATATCGCCGAATCTGTATTTTGGTGTGCTTCTCTCCCATCTCATATCAACATCAATCGCTTAGAGCTTATGCCAACAACACAAGCTTTCTCACCCCTTAGGGTGATCAAAAACCCCACCTAA
- the rsmH gene encoding 16S rRNA (cytosine(1402)-N(4))-methyltransferase RsmH yields the protein MNPHIPVLKEEVLELFSSIPENGILIDCTLGFGGHTSALLQAHPTLQIIGIDQDRDAQEYCKQHIRSERLRILEGNFSDKIDEALQSSPIVGILADIGVSSFQLDTLERGFSFDSPVLDMRMNQECPISAEQVINTYSKLELEKIFRDYGEIREYKKMAALILQERQKQPFRSAAQLSAFLQKHFKRHHIHPATLAFQALRIEVNQELNVLQTLLQKICNASSKLQNTILSIISFHSLEDRIIKNTFKDWEKSCICPQSVMRCECGNHHSHGKILTKKPISATQAELSSNIRSRSAKLRAFQFGRQK from the coding sequence ATGAATCCACATATTCCCGTCTTAAAAGAAGAAGTTTTAGAGCTCTTTTCTTCAATTCCTGAAAATGGAATTTTGATTGATTGCACGCTTGGTTTTGGCGGGCACACTTCTGCACTTTTGCAAGCTCATCCCACTCTTCAAATCATTGGAATCGATCAAGATAGAGATGCTCAAGAATATTGCAAACAACACATCCGCTCAGAAAGATTGAGAATTTTGGAGGGAAATTTTTCAGACAAAATTGATGAGGCTCTGCAATCCTCTCCAATTGTAGGAATCTTGGCAGATATTGGTGTGAGCTCATTCCAGCTTGATACTCTTGAGAGGGGATTTTCTTTTGATTCTCCTGTGCTTGATATGCGCATGAATCAAGAATGCCCCATAAGTGCAGAACAAGTGATCAATACTTATTCAAAACTTGAGCTAGAAAAAATCTTTAGAGACTATGGAGAAATCAGGGAATACAAAAAAATGGCTGCACTTATTCTTCAAGAACGCCAAAAACAACCCTTTAGAAGTGCTGCTCAACTCAGCGCGTTTTTACAAAAGCATTTCAAAAGACATCACATTCACCCCGCCACCCTTGCATTCCAAGCTCTAAGGATTGAAGTCAATCAAGAGCTAAATGTCTTGCAAACTCTATTGCAAAAGATTTGCAATGCTTCATCTAAATTACAAAATACGATCTTGAGCATCATCTCCTTTCATTCTCTTGAAGATCGCATCATTAAAAATACCTTTAAGGACTGGGAAAAATCATGCATCTGCCCACAAAGTGTCATGCGATGCGAATGCGGAAATCATCACAGCCATGGTAAAATTCTGACTAAAAAACCCATAAGTGCAACACAAGCAGAACTATCCTCCAATATACGATCGCGTAGTGCTAAACTTAGGGCATTTCAATTTGGACGACAAAAATGA
- a CDS encoding malic enzyme-like NAD(P)-binding protein → MSEIIQKSLAYHQGGKIAVTPKTSLESFEDLSLAYSPGVAYPCLEIQANPLKSYDLTSKSNLVAVISNGTAVLGLGDIGAEASKPVMEGKSVLFKKFAKIDSFDIEINEKDPQKLISIIKAIAPTFGGINLEDIKAPECFEIERALIEELDIPVMHDDQHGTAIVSTAALLNASKIVNKELQDLKVVIIGAGASAISCAKMYKSFGVQHIHMFDSQGLINHLRSDLTPQKQEFISQKTFASYQEALKGADVLLGLSRANILTQEDIKEMAPNPLLFVLSNPNPEIAPELIKEVRPDAIVATGRSDYPNQINNVLAFPYLFRGALDVRASKITENMKKACSIALAQLAQEEVPQELCKLYQRDLSFGKDYIIPMPFDLRLLPKLSEAVAQSAKSDGVARI, encoded by the coding sequence ATGTCAGAAATCATTCAAAAATCTCTTGCCTATCATCAAGGCGGCAAAATCGCAGTCACTCCAAAAACTTCCCTTGAAAGCTTTGAAGATTTATCTCTTGCTTATTCCCCTGGTGTTGCTTATCCTTGTTTGGAAATTCAAGCAAATCCACTCAAATCCTATGACCTTACAAGCAAAAGTAATCTTGTTGCTGTGATTAGCAATGGAACTGCTGTTTTGGGACTTGGGGATATTGGAGCAGAAGCAAGTAAACCCGTTATGGAAGGAAAAAGCGTTTTATTTAAGAAATTTGCAAAAATCGATTCTTTTGACATCGAAATCAATGAAAAAGATCCACAAAAACTCATCTCCATCATCAAAGCCATCGCTCCAACTTTTGGTGGGATCAACCTTGAAGATATCAAAGCACCAGAATGTTTTGAAATTGAACGCGCACTGATTGAGGAGCTTGATATCCCTGTGATGCACGATGATCAGCACGGGACAGCCATTGTAAGCACGGCCGCTCTACTCAATGCTTCAAAGATTGTCAATAAAGAACTTCAAGATCTCAAAGTCGTCATTATTGGCGCTGGAGCAAGTGCAATTTCTTGTGCAAAAATGTATAAAAGCTTTGGAGTTCAGCATATCCACATGTTTGATTCTCAAGGACTTATCAATCACCTCAGATCAGATCTCACACCACAAAAGCAAGAATTCATCTCACAAAAAACATTTGCTTCATATCAAGAAGCTCTCAAAGGAGCTGATGTCCTACTAGGTCTCTCAAGAGCCAATATTCTCACACAAGAGGACATTAAAGAAATGGCACCAAATCCTCTGCTCTTTGTCTTAAGCAATCCCAATCCTGAAATCGCTCCAGAACTTATCAAGGAAGTTAGACCTGATGCTATTGTCGCAACTGGACGCAGTGATTATCCCAATCAAATCAATAATGTTTTGGCTTTCCCTTATTTATTTAGAGGAGCTTTAGATGTCCGTGCTTCAAAAATTACAGAAAATATGAAAAAAGCCTGCTCAATCGCATTGGCTCAACTTGCTCAAGAAGAGGTCCCTCAAGAGCTATGCAAGCTTTATCAAAGAGATTTGTCTTTTGGAAAAGATTATATTATCCCTATGCCTTTTGATTTAAGATTGTTACCCAAGCTTTCAGAAGCTGTGGCCCAAAGTGCAAAATCTGATGGCGTTGCAAGAATCTAA
- a CDS encoding efflux RND transporter periplasmic adaptor subunit: MKKLWFILALMVVGLVAKPSIVSSQPIKKGKLDSQNMFLGVVKFKENSQIASQSSGVVEKILFELGESVKKGENLVILNSDLLQKDIESKEAKLKQAKLLKEYQFKELERYRNLLESDSIALQQYEKLNYEFQVQDLTILSLEAELEQARVELSKKIIKAPFDGVIVKKNVNIGEWIKTGEGICEILNNSRVEAIIDVPNAILPFNKLGDSVSVNINKQNYTGKIRAIIPKADSRSRTFPVVIALPNGERLFDGMAASAMLKSGGESEGYIVPRDSVLEYRNRPSVFVIKDGRALAVSVEVLAISGGIAVVRGNLNEKDRVIYRGQYRLQDGVEVRESIGMMKQKAELA, translated from the coding sequence ATGAAAAAGCTTTGGTTTATATTGGCATTAATGGTGGTTGGTTTGGTGGCCAAACCCTCAATTGTAAGTTCTCAGCCCATTAAAAAGGGAAAGTTAGATTCGCAAAATATGTTTTTGGGAGTTGTGAAATTTAAGGAAAACTCTCAGATTGCTTCACAAAGTAGTGGGGTTGTGGAGAAGATTTTGTTTGAATTGGGCGAAAGTGTCAAAAAGGGGGAGAATTTAGTCATCCTCAATTCGGATTTATTGCAAAAAGATATTGAATCTAAAGAAGCCAAGCTTAAGCAGGCCAAGCTTCTTAAAGAATATCAATTCAAAGAATTGGAGCGCTATAGAAATCTTTTAGAAAGCGATTCGATTGCATTGCAACAATACGAAAAACTCAATTATGAGTTTCAAGTTCAAGATTTGACGATCCTTTCTTTGGAAGCCGAACTTGAGCAAGCAAGGGTTGAGTTGTCCAAAAAGATCATTAAAGCTCCTTTTGATGGCGTGATTGTCAAAAAGAATGTCAATATTGGAGAGTGGATTAAGACTGGAGAGGGTATTTGTGAGATTTTGAATAATTCTAGAGTGGAAGCCATTATTGATGTTCCCAATGCAATTTTGCCTTTCAATAAACTTGGGGATTCTGTAAGTGTGAATATCAACAAGCAAAACTACACGGGTAAGATTAGAGCCATTATCCCCAAAGCAGATAGTCGCTCTCGCACTTTTCCTGTAGTGATTGCTCTTCCAAATGGAGAGCGCTTGTTTGATGGGATGGCTGCAAGTGCGATGCTTAAAAGTGGGGGAGAAAGTGAGGGATATATCGTGCCTCGTGATAGTGTGCTTGAGTATCGCAATCGTCCTAGTGTTTTTGTCATAAAAGATGGAAGGGCTTTGGCGGTGAGTGTAGAGGTTTTGGCGATTTCTGGAGGGATTGCTGTGGTAAGAGGGAATCTTAATGAAAAAGATCGTGTCATCTATAGAGGTCAATATCGTCTTCAAGATGGTGTAGAAGTGAGAGAGAGTATTGGAATGATGAAGCAAAAAGCAGAACTAGCATGA
- a CDS encoding efflux RND transporter permease subunit has product MNLVKGAIKYPVVVLVGIIFVFLFGGIAFSHLPYQLTPKVVYPVISIYTSWKNASPYEIEAEIIAPQEKALKSLESLQSMTSISREGRGSITLEFKQGSNINTLLLQVSQKLEEVRGYPNDVSKPIIKASGENIPPSIYLFLQSTQADLSVEDQRVFFVENVVPFLERIPGVGEVSVWGGRDEQMHILLDTRLLAYNNITISEVISAIKRANSNTSAGVLDYSSRSYRIRVDSKFASIEDIYNTVIKSEGGRNLLLRDVAEVKEGFAKTQVYSFYNNKDAISVRIHPSVFASVLELTDAVEKEVKKLNEGILKDHHLELAWSRDQRGYILESIALVKENILYGILFAAIVLFVFLRSFSSVFVVAFVIPVSIFGTFIVLEFLDRTLNVVSLAGISFAISMLVDNAIVVLENIQRHQAQGKTLYKSCIDGVREVVGALFASVLTTVAIFVPILGLQSESGQLFYDIALSATSALLISLFVSLFVVPMMTYQMQSKSEFFGCIKRWIQKGASFVFYPFDYCGKLFYRLMSVVLKVILTSIWGRIVCIGGFVALSFWLYGILFPKISYLPSGDQNFAISYLSAPPGLSYEERKEIAQAFYEQNKQYLSINGYTAKSPQDVPEIKDLFFIGNESFMMIGAIAQDPKRIGDLAKKLQQNINDIPSVRGSVFQQGIFDAGNGGLSIDLYLNGLNLETLRDDAYKMIEAIKEKMPKASVRAIPTLEINNKEITFYPDTQALALNGMDPKGFGEILSTLLNGRTIGEYQTSSGKNIDLVLKSKQRSSFAPEDLNYAQIYTPQGNVVSLYSLAQIKEEYGITQIRHYERDRSMLLIVIPPQNMALEEALNVIKNEVLPSVGLDPQTKVLLKGSADKLEQTKDELLGGFVLAVVITYLLLCALYGNFFYPFVIIMTLPFAVVGGFIGLKLTNLFVAPQPMDILAMLGMIILVGSVVNNAILIVYQSLINMREYGMQALQGVFDATLSRIRPIYMSMLTSVFGLLPLVIFSGSGSEIYRGLGAVIVGGLVFSTFVTIFVIPAILLFFIKGEEKYHSKGKWH; this is encoded by the coding sequence ATGAATTTAGTTAAAGGTGCGATCAAATACCCTGTTGTCGTTTTGGTAGGGATTATTTTTGTTTTTTTATTTGGAGGGATTGCGTTTTCTCATCTTCCCTATCAGCTAACTCCAAAAGTTGTTTATCCTGTGATTAGTATTTATACAAGCTGGAAGAATGCAAGTCCTTATGAAATTGAAGCAGAGATTATTGCCCCCCAAGAAAAGGCACTCAAAAGCTTAGAATCTTTACAAAGTATGACTTCTATCTCAAGGGAAGGGAGGGGGAGCATCACGTTGGAATTTAAGCAAGGGAGCAATATCAATACGCTCTTATTGCAGGTTTCTCAAAAGTTAGAAGAAGTTAGAGGATATCCCAATGATGTGAGCAAACCCATCATCAAAGCAAGTGGAGAGAATATCCCTCCAAGCATTTATCTTTTTTTGCAATCAACACAAGCCGATCTTTCTGTGGAAGATCAAAGAGTCTTTTTTGTGGAGAATGTTGTTCCATTTTTGGAAAGGATTCCTGGGGTAGGGGAAGTAAGTGTGTGGGGTGGAAGAGATGAGCAGATGCATATTCTCCTTGATACGCGTTTGCTTGCATATAACAATATTACAATTTCTGAAGTGATCTCTGCTATCAAGAGGGCCAATAGTAACACTTCTGCAGGAGTATTAGACTATAGCTCTAGGAGTTATCGTATCCGTGTTGATTCTAAATTTGCCTCCATTGAGGATATTTATAACACGGTGATTAAAAGTGAGGGGGGAAGAAATCTTTTATTGCGTGATGTAGCAGAGGTCAAAGAGGGATTTGCCAAAACTCAAGTTTATAGTTTTTATAACAATAAAGATGCGATTTCTGTGCGGATTCATCCAAGTGTATTTGCAAGTGTCTTAGAGCTCACAGATGCAGTCGAAAAAGAAGTCAAAAAGCTCAATGAGGGTATCCTAAAAGATCATCATCTAGAGCTTGCGTGGAGTAGGGATCAGCGAGGATATATCTTAGAATCCATTGCATTGGTCAAAGAAAATATTCTTTATGGGATTTTGTTTGCCGCGATTGTGTTGTTTGTTTTCCTAAGAAGTTTCAGCTCTGTTTTTGTTGTGGCGTTTGTGATTCCTGTGAGTATTTTTGGGACTTTTATTGTTTTGGAGTTTTTGGATCGCACTCTCAATGTGGTCTCTTTGGCAGGAATTTCATTTGCAATCAGTATGCTTGTTGATAATGCGATTGTGGTCCTTGAAAATATTCAAAGGCATCAAGCCCAAGGAAAGACCCTATACAAATCCTGTATTGATGGAGTGAGGGAAGTGGTTGGGGCTCTTTTTGCCTCTGTTTTGACGACTGTAGCGATCTTTGTCCCCATTTTGGGATTGCAAAGTGAGAGCGGTCAGCTCTTTTATGATATTGCCTTGAGTGCAACTTCTGCTCTTTTGATTTCTCTTTTTGTGTCTTTGTTTGTCGTGCCAATGATGACTTATCAAATGCAAAGTAAAAGTGAGTTTTTTGGATGTATAAAACGATGGATTCAAAAAGGTGCATCATTTGTGTTTTATCCATTTGATTATTGCGGAAAACTCTTTTATCGTTTGATGAGCGTTGTGCTGAAGGTGATTTTGACTTCTATTTGGGGAAGGATTGTTTGTATTGGTGGGTTTGTTGCATTAAGTTTTTGGCTTTATGGAATCCTTTTCCCCAAAATCTCTTATCTCCCTAGCGGAGATCAAAATTTTGCAATTTCTTATTTGAGTGCTCCTCCAGGATTATCTTATGAAGAGCGAAAAGAAATCGCTCAAGCATTTTATGAGCAAAACAAACAATATCTTAGTATCAATGGATACACAGCAAAGTCTCCCCAAGATGTGCCAGAAATCAAGGATTTGTTTTTTATTGGGAATGAATCTTTTATGATGATTGGTGCGATTGCTCAAGATCCTAAGCGTATCGGAGATTTGGCTAAAAAATTGCAACAAAATATCAATGATATTCCCTCAGTGAGAGGAAGCGTCTTTCAGCAAGGAATCTTTGATGCAGGAAATGGGGGGTTGAGTATCGATCTTTACCTTAATGGCTTGAATTTGGAAACATTGAGAGATGATGCGTATAAGATGATTGAAGCGATCAAGGAAAAAATGCCAAAAGCAAGCGTGAGGGCAATCCCAACGCTTGAAATCAACAATAAAGAAATCACTTTTTATCCTGATACACAAGCTTTGGCTCTCAATGGAATGGACCCTAAGGGATTTGGCGAGATTTTGAGCACATTGCTAAATGGAAGGACGATTGGAGAGTATCAAACCTCTAGTGGAAAAAATATTGATCTTGTTTTGAAATCTAAGCAACGCTCTTCTTTTGCACCAGAAGATTTGAATTATGCACAGATTTATACTCCACAAGGCAATGTTGTGTCATTGTATTCTTTAGCACAAATCAAAGAAGAATATGGAATCACGCAAATCCGCCACTATGAGCGTGATCGCAGTATGCTTTTGATTGTTATCCCTCCTCAAAATATGGCTTTAGAAGAAGCGCTCAATGTGATCAAAAATGAAGTCCTGCCCTCTGTTGGGCTTGATCCTCAAACCAAAGTTTTGTTAAAAGGGAGTGCAGATAAGCTTGAGCAAACCAAAGATGAGTTGTTGGGAGGCTTTGTTTTGGCTGTTGTGATCACTTATTTGCTTTTGTGTGCGTTGTATGGAAACTTTTTCTATCCTTTTGTGATTATTATGACTTTGCCTTTTGCTGTAGTGGGTGGGTTTATCGGACTAAAACTTACAAATCTCTTTGTCGCACCACAGCCGATGGATATCTTAGCGATGCTTGGAATGATCATTTTGGTGGGAAGTGTTGTGAATAATGCAATTTTGATTGTGTATCAGAGTTTGATCAATATGCGTGAGTATGGCATGCAAGCTTTACAAGGTGTCTTTGATGCGACATTGAGCAGGATTCGTCCTATTTATATGAGTATGCTGACAAGTGTTTTTGGATTATTGCCATTGGTGATTTTTAGTGGAAGTGGGAGTGAGATTTATCGTGGATTGGGTGCAGTGATCGTGGGAGGATTGGTTTTTTCGACTTTTGTGACGATTTTTGTTATTCCTGCGATTTTGCTCTTTTTTATCAAAGGTGAAGAAAAGTACCATTCCAAAGGAAAATGGCATTGA
- a CDS encoding TolC family protein, whose protein sequence is MKKIVCLICCSVFLGALDLYESVELVLQKSHKLKEQEAILKKFQADLGVYEGNYYPKIDFSYKSGYGALSNQFGNKASLGLELNLFNGMKDKNSLEMQKKYIQSQEEEMKKVQEEVKYMTKKLYVQILLAKGVLEISKESAKLLELQLKQAQQFYKQGIWAKNNVLSVEVSLASAQLDINSNTTHLNYLLSALEAMIEEPIDLALMKDLPLNTEEMDYDRLSLLMFEYKPEYQAMQRQKEALIYEISSLKGNYYPKIDLGISGDYSFGGRYYGDSQVFVGLGVSINLFNGLKDAKRVEAKQQELLALESKISAYKRDALIELKKAIGDFNLAKDQYVLSQKAIQNAQENYRIVSNRYKQKLETSNELLDAELMLKNARANLLKSQYAIWEYSFYIEFLMGGNKGVFF, encoded by the coding sequence TTGAAAAAAATAGTGTGTTTAATCTGTTGTAGTGTGTTTTTGGGAGCTTTGGATCTTTATGAGAGTGTTGAGCTTGTTTTGCAAAAGAGCCATAAGCTCAAAGAGCAAGAAGCGATTTTGAAGAAATTTCAAGCTGATTTGGGCGTTTATGAAGGGAATTACTATCCAAAGATTGATTTCTCTTATAAGAGTGGATATGGAGCACTTTCAAACCAATTTGGAAATAAAGCAAGCTTGGGGCTAGAGCTTAATCTCTTCAATGGAATGAAGGATAAAAATTCCCTAGAGATGCAAAAAAAATACATTCAATCTCAAGAAGAAGAGATGAAAAAAGTGCAAGAAGAAGTTAAATATATGACAAAAAAACTCTATGTCCAAATTCTTCTTGCAAAGGGTGTTTTGGAGATTTCTAAAGAATCTGCCAAACTCTTGGAACTCCAGCTCAAGCAAGCTCAGCAATTTTATAAACAAGGGATTTGGGCAAAAAACAATGTCTTAAGCGTTGAGGTGAGTTTAGCAAGTGCACAATTAGATATCAACTCTAATACAACTCATTTAAACTATCTTCTTTCTGCTTTGGAGGCAATGATTGAAGAGCCAATCGATCTTGCTTTGATGAAAGATTTGCCTCTAAATACTGAAGAGATGGATTATGATCGCTTGAGCTTATTGATGTTTGAGTATAAGCCAGAATATCAAGCCATGCAGAGACAGAAAGAAGCCTTGATCTATGAAATTTCTTCTTTGAAGGGGAATTACTATCCAAAGATTGATCTAGGGATTTCTGGAGATTATAGCTTTGGAGGGAGGTATTATGGAGATTCTCAGGTATTTGTAGGTCTTGGAGTTTCCATTAATCTCTTCAATGGTTTGAAAGATGCAAAGAGAGTAGAAGCAAAGCAACAAGAGCTCCTCGCATTAGAATCTAAAATCTCTGCTTATAAACGAGATGCTCTCATTGAGCTTAAAAAGGCGATTGGGGATTTTAATTTGGCAAAAGATCAATATGTCTTATCCCAAAAAGCGATCCAAAATGCTCAAGAGAATTATCGCATCGTCTCAAATCGCTATAAACAAAAGCTTGAGACATCCAATGAGCTTCTTGATGCGGAATTGATGCTCAAAAATGCAAGAGCCAATCTCTTAAAATCACAATATGCAATTTGGGAGTATTCCTTCTATATCGAATTTTTGATGGGAGGGAATAAGGGGGTATTTTTCTAG
- a CDS encoding MraY family glycosyltransferase → MGKIFMDEMILKLFISSFLFSVILHLSVIFLAKKYRLFIDSEMDKKPQKMHTLPTPRAGGIGIFAPFFWGLVLFYLYHPQPLFLGLFVGGSIIFMSGIIEDFNASLNPKTRLILQCLGAGFFVFLSESYLSNLGFGIELPAYIGIPFSIFAIVGMVNALNIIDGFNGLASGITLLALVCLYFLLPHSLIESCLIVILIASVLGFFIFNFPWGKIFLGDGGAYFLGFVLAGLLIHITQTPLNGETTPNISPWFGIALLIYPFWEVIFSIYRRKFIRHLSPVQPDKLHLHTILYKRFLKHNAKTSLFIVLSVSPFMILSTFVSSNDLFLLLISLAFILIYGVIYSRSTLFARKKR, encoded by the coding sequence ATGGGAAAAATCTTTATGGATGAAATGATTCTAAAGCTCTTCATTAGCTCTTTTCTTTTTTCTGTAATACTTCACTTGAGCGTGATTTTTCTTGCCAAAAAATATAGATTATTTATTGATTCTGAAATGGATAAAAAACCGCAGAAAATGCATACCCTCCCTACTCCAAGAGCAGGAGGGATTGGTATTTTTGCTCCTTTCTTTTGGGGACTTGTTTTGTTTTATCTCTATCATCCTCAACCTCTTTTTCTTGGGCTTTTTGTAGGTGGAAGTATTATTTTTATGAGTGGAATCATCGAAGATTTCAACGCCTCTCTTAACCCCAAAACAAGATTGATTTTGCAATGTCTTGGTGCTGGTTTTTTTGTCTTTTTGAGTGAAAGTTACTTATCAAATCTTGGTTTTGGTATAGAACTACCTGCCTATATTGGCATTCCTTTTAGTATCTTTGCCATTGTCGGAATGGTCAATGCCCTCAATATTATTGATGGATTTAATGGATTGGCAAGCGGAATCACTCTTTTGGCTCTTGTGTGTCTTTATTTTCTCCTACCCCACTCTTTGATTGAATCTTGTCTTATTGTCATCCTTATAGCTTCTGTGTTGGGATTTTTTATCTTTAATTTTCCTTGGGGGAAGATTTTTTTGGGTGATGGGGGGGCTTATTTCTTGGGATTTGTTCTTGCAGGATTACTGATCCACATCACACAAACCCCTCTAAATGGAGAGACAACCCCCAATATCTCTCCTTGGTTTGGCATCGCTCTTTTGATTTACCCTTTTTGGGAAGTGATTTTTTCTATCTATCGCAGAAAATTTATCAGACATCTCTCTCCAGTGCAACCCGACAAACTTCACTTGCACACCATCTTATACAAGCGATTCTTAAAACACAATGCCAAAACAAGCCTTTTTATCGTGCTTAGTGTCTCTCCTTTTATGATTCTCTCAACTTTTGTTTCTTCAAATGACTTATTTTTGCTTCTCATCTCTCTTGCTTTTATTTTAATATATGGAGTGATTTACTCTAGAAGCACTCTTTTTGCACGCAAAAAACGATAA
- the galE gene encoding UDP-glucose 4-epimerase GalE — protein sequence MKLLFTGGSGYIGSHTAYEFLRQTDAQIIIIDDLSTGFIQNFDYLNQKFPSRVQLIQANLNDLEKLDQIMQAHHFDAVIHFAASIIVSESVSNPLKYYLNNALNTTNFIHLCVQNHIPKFLFSSTAAVYGEPSINPVTEECLLNPINPYGSSKLMSEQVLKDVSKVHDFTYIALRYFNVAGANIHNTEEELKHSSGLGQRSLNATHLIKVASECAIGKRAKMSIYGDCYPTQDGTCIRDYIHINDLATAHLSAFKYLQTHKQSDIFNVGYNRGYSVKEVIETMKEVSGVDFCAEIDHPRDGDPAILIASNERLISHTDWKPQYDDLKLICKSAYEWEKSLWMK from the coding sequence ATGAAGCTTCTTTTCACTGGCGGAAGTGGGTATATTGGCTCTCATACAGCATATGAATTTTTAAGACAAACTGATGCGCAAATCATAATTATCGATGATCTCAGCACGGGATTTATACAAAACTTTGACTATCTCAATCAGAAATTTCCCTCAAGAGTACAACTCATCCAAGCAAATCTCAATGATCTTGAGAAACTTGATCAAATCATGCAAGCCCATCACTTTGATGCTGTTATTCATTTTGCAGCCTCTATTATCGTAAGTGAATCAGTCTCAAACCCCCTCAAGTATTATCTCAACAACGCGCTCAATACGACAAACTTCATTCATCTATGTGTGCAAAATCATATTCCAAAATTTCTCTTTAGTTCTACAGCTGCAGTCTATGGCGAACCCTCTATCAATCCCGTCACAGAAGAATGTCTCCTCAACCCAATCAACCCCTATGGAAGCTCCAAACTGATGAGTGAGCAGGTTTTGAAAGATGTGAGCAAGGTGCATGACTTCACCTATATCGCTCTAAGATATTTCAATGTCGCTGGGGCCAACATCCACAATACAGAAGAGGAACTAAAGCATTCTAGCGGTTTGGGACAAAGAAGTCTTAATGCCACACACCTGATCAAGGTCGCTAGCGAATGCGCGATTGGCAAGCGTGCAAAAATGTCAATTTATGGAGATTGCTATCCAACACAAGATGGGACTTGCATCAGAGATTATATTCATATCAATGACTTAGCAACTGCTCATCTTAGTGCTTTTAAATATCTCCAAACTCACAAGCAATCTGACATCTTCAATGTCGGATACAATCGTGGCTATAGCGTCAAAGAAGTAATTGAGACGATGAAAGAAGTCAGTGGAGTTGATTTTTGTGCAGAGATTGATCACCCTAGAGATGGAGATCCTGCGATTCTTATTGCAAGTAACGAACGCCTCATCTCTCATACAGATTGGAAGCCTCAATATGATGATCTAAAGCTCATTTGCAAAAGCGCATATGAATGGGAAAAATCTTTATGGATGAAATGA